The Carnobacterium sp. 17-4 genome has a window encoding:
- a CDS encoding YkvA family protein: MKMKTKQNKTPMSQVKSLILSLFNTKTSGRKKLMVAGIILYIISPIDFIPDFIPVVGYADDVILPILLLVANKLLSDDTQTNTAQIRKEAEKA; this comes from the coding sequence ATGAAAATGAAGACAAAGCAAAATAAGACCCCAATGTCACAAGTGAAGTCTCTCATACTTTCTTTATTTAATACAAAAACAAGCGGGAGAAAGAAATTAATGGTAGCAGGGATCATCCTCTATATCATTAGTCCAATCGATTTTATCCCCGACTTTATTCCAGTAGTGGGATATGCAGATGACGTCATTCTTCCAATACTCTTACTCGTTGCCAATAAATTACTTTCAGATGATACCCAAACAAACACTGCTCAAATAAGAAAAGAAGCTGAGAAAGCTTAA
- a CDS encoding amidohydrolase: protein MKTLIKNSHILTMDAKRTEYSDGYLIIENNEILEVGSYDQLLQSESNFDEVVDAHQTIAIPGMVNTHTHIGMIPFRSLGDDCPDRLRRFLFPLEKACMTKELAYHSGKYAIAEMQLAGITTFADMYYFEDALAQATDEMKSRAILGETVVDFPSCDAPTPHGGIEYAKKFIPKWIDHELITPAIAPHAPNTNDPEALKAAAELAEEYGIPMTMHVAEMDYEMNHFREKYDATPVEFLQSIGVLSPRFIAAHCIYVSSQDLQILKQEGVGVAHCIGANTKSAKGVAPIQEMLDLAIPVGLGTDGPSSGNTLDLFTQMKLVANFHKTALHDRKAFPAKEIVAMATIEGAKVLNMSDKIGSLESGKKADIVLMETTSVNMFPIFDPYAALVYSANSSNVRDVFINGTAVVRNKQLVNNELSNLRSNLAAEMTDFSKKAKELA, encoded by the coding sequence ATGAAGACTTTGATTAAAAATAGCCATATCTTGACGATGGATGCCAAGCGTACTGAATATTCTGATGGTTACTTAATTATAGAAAACAATGAAATTTTGGAAGTAGGTTCATACGATCAGCTCTTACAATCAGAAAGTAACTTTGATGAAGTAGTCGATGCTCATCAAACGATTGCGATTCCTGGCATGGTGAATACCCACACTCATATTGGCATGATTCCTTTTCGATCGTTAGGTGATGATTGTCCTGATCGGTTGCGACGCTTTTTATTTCCATTAGAAAAAGCTTGTATGACGAAAGAATTAGCTTATCACAGTGGCAAATACGCAATTGCTGAAATGCAATTGGCTGGTATTACGACATTTGCAGATATGTATTATTTTGAAGACGCTCTAGCACAAGCTACTGATGAAATGAAATCTCGAGCCATTTTAGGGGAGACTGTTGTTGATTTTCCATCCTGTGATGCTCCAACACCTCATGGCGGCATTGAGTATGCTAAAAAATTCATTCCAAAATGGATCGACCATGAATTGATTACACCAGCGATTGCTCCTCATGCACCAAATACTAATGACCCAGAAGCATTAAAAGCAGCCGCTGAGCTAGCAGAAGAATACGGTATTCCAATGACCATGCATGTAGCAGAAATGGATTATGAAATGAACCATTTTAGAGAAAAGTATGATGCTACACCTGTAGAGTTTTTACAATCAATTGGCGTTCTTAGTCCACGTTTTATCGCTGCTCATTGTATTTATGTATCTAGTCAAGATCTCCAAATCTTAAAACAAGAAGGAGTCGGAGTTGCTCATTGTATTGGAGCGAACACGAAATCAGCTAAAGGAGTCGCTCCAATACAAGAAATGCTTGATCTAGCTATTCCAGTGGGCTTAGGAACAGATGGACCAAGCAGTGGCAATACATTAGACTTATTTACGCAAATGAAGCTCGTGGCTAATTTTCATAAAACTGCCTTACACGATAGAAAAGCTTTTCCTGCTAAAGAAATTGTAGCAATGGCCACTATTGAAGGAGCAAAGGTATTGAATATGTCCGATAAAATTGGTTCATTGGAATCTGGAAAAAAAGCCGATATCGTATTAATGGAAACAACTTCAGTCAACATGTTTCCAATTTTTGATCCTTATGCAGCGCTAGTTTATTCTGCAAACTCGTCAAATGTACGTGATGTCTTTATCAATGGGACAGCGGTAGTTCGGAACAAACAATTGGTGAATAATGAGTTATCTAATTTGCGTTCCAATCTAGCAGCTGAAATGACAGATTTTTCAAAAAAAGCCAAAGAGTTAGCCTGA
- a CDS encoding adenine deaminase C-terminal domain-containing protein: MKVDKIIKNVQVFNSFLKKFEWKDVAILNGKFFLIGIEATVDLKSDVTIDANGNYMIPGLIDIHMHIESSMVPPSIFSRAGLTHGVTTIVADAHEIVNVFGVEGMDAFMNEETEMDIFYAIPSSVPSTIPALETTGGFIGVEEVHQLLNHPKVIALGEAMNFDGIVNDPNSLIRQILHTIQEKKPFMPIEGHVPLVSGLDLAKFMYQGITADHTQQSPESIYEKISNGMFIELQRKSLTKENMEVVVNNQFYEYCAIVTDDIMADELLKGHLNANVQLAIEAGIPVEEAIYMSTYTPARRMGFQDRGAITSGFKADFILLEDPATMEASAVYKAGNLVHKKGNEIAYPETKPVFPASFYSSVHCEKAKWDDFKIQAEGQTAVCNVIRIAEVGTFTECVQREIPIKNGYLDWESSGLALIVVMERYGKSGNIAYGLVENALTEKGAIGTTWAHDHHNLMVMGTSIEDLVVAQNKLVEIQGGYLTVKNEIVVSCCPLLIGGIISDEPIQVIGQKLSEVRQGMIDLGYRNANEIMSFSTLSLPVSPAIKITDKGLFDVRSQRQIPLVEEIR; this comes from the coding sequence ATGAAAGTAGATAAGATCATTAAGAATGTACAAGTATTTAATAGCTTTTTAAAGAAATTTGAATGGAAAGATGTGGCCATTCTTAATGGGAAATTCTTTTTGATAGGAATAGAGGCAACGGTAGATTTAAAATCAGATGTTACTATTGATGCGAATGGTAACTACATGATACCTGGATTGATCGATATCCATATGCACATTGAAAGTTCCATGGTTCCTCCTTCGATATTTTCGAGAGCTGGGTTGACTCATGGAGTAACGACGATTGTTGCGGATGCTCATGAAATCGTTAACGTATTTGGCGTGGAAGGAATGGATGCCTTTATGAACGAAGAAACGGAAATGGATATTTTTTATGCGATTCCATCTTCTGTCCCTTCAACGATTCCAGCATTAGAAACGACAGGCGGATTCATAGGAGTAGAAGAAGTTCATCAATTATTAAACCACCCTAAAGTAATCGCTCTTGGAGAAGCTATGAATTTTGACGGTATTGTGAATGATCCAAATTCTTTAATTCGCCAAATTTTGCATACCATTCAAGAAAAGAAACCTTTTATGCCTATTGAAGGACATGTGCCGCTCGTCTCAGGATTGGATTTGGCTAAATTTATGTACCAAGGTATAACGGCAGATCACACTCAGCAAAGTCCAGAATCTATCTACGAGAAAATTAGCAACGGAATGTTTATTGAATTGCAACGCAAATCGTTAACTAAAGAAAACATGGAAGTAGTAGTGAACAATCAATTTTATGAATACTGTGCCATTGTGACGGATGATATTATGGCAGATGAATTGCTAAAGGGCCATTTAAATGCAAATGTTCAACTGGCTATTGAAGCAGGTATTCCGGTTGAAGAAGCGATATATATGAGCACATATACTCCAGCAAGAAGGATGGGATTTCAAGATCGAGGTGCGATAACTTCTGGTTTTAAAGCCGATTTTATTTTGTTGGAAGATCCTGCAACAATGGAAGCTTCAGCTGTTTACAAAGCTGGGAATTTGGTGCATAAAAAAGGGAATGAAATAGCGTATCCCGAAACTAAACCAGTTTTTCCGGCTTCCTTTTATTCATCCGTTCACTGTGAAAAAGCTAAATGGGATGACTTTAAAATTCAAGCTGAAGGACAGACTGCTGTTTGCAATGTGATTCGTATAGCTGAAGTAGGAACCTTTACTGAATGTGTTCAAAGAGAAATCCCAATAAAAAATGGTTATTTGGATTGGGAATCAAGTGGCCTAGCGTTAATTGTAGTAATGGAACGCTATGGGAAATCTGGGAATATAGCGTATGGTCTTGTCGAAAATGCACTGACAGAAAAAGGAGCCATAGGAACAACTTGGGCTCACGATCACCATAATCTAATGGTGATGGGAACTTCAATTGAAGATTTAGTAGTAGCGCAAAATAAATTAGTCGAAATACAAGGCGGTTACTTAACCGTTAAAAATGAGATAGTCGTAAGTTGCTGCCCACTTTTGATTGGCGGAATCATCAGTGATGAACCTATCCAAGTTATTGGACAAAAATTAAGTGAGGTACGACAAGGAATGATTGATTTGGGCTACCGCAATGCTAATGAAATTATGTCTTTTTCAACATTGTCTTTACCCGTTTCTCCAGCTATAAAAATTACGGATAAGGGACTGTTTGATGTGCGAAGTCAACGTCAGATTCCATTAGTGGAGGAGATTAGATGA
- a CDS encoding ABC transporter substrate-binding protein, which produces MKKKVILASLTVMSAAVLMACGQEASGENKELVISTFGLSEDVMQEDIFAPFEEEYGVDIVVETGTSSERYTKFENNPNSTVDIIDLPQSNSSQGATEGLFEEIDTEKIPNLAELIDSAKVLSENGSGAAYTVNSIGIIYDEEAAGMKIDEFSDLWDPSLQGKISIPDITTTFGPSMMYVASEYKGVDITTDNGEAAFEGLEELSPNIVKTYAKSSDLANMFQSGEIVAAVVGDFAIPMISEAHPTVQYVVPASGTYANFNTININANSKNKEMAYDFVNWRLSEELQTITAASLNEAPTNKKVELTGEVAENKTYGDIAELTKPVDFEFVNTQMDDWIKTWNRTMNQ; this is translated from the coding sequence ATGAAAAAGAAAGTAATTTTGGCAAGTTTGACAGTGATGAGTGCAGCTGTTTTAATGGCGTGTGGTCAAGAAGCGAGTGGAGAGAACAAAGAATTAGTAATTTCTACCTTTGGATTAAGTGAAGATGTTATGCAAGAAGATATATTTGCACCATTTGAAGAAGAGTATGGGGTAGACATTGTAGTAGAGACAGGTACAAGTTCTGAACGGTACACTAAATTTGAAAATAATCCTAATTCGACTGTTGATATTATTGATTTGCCACAATCAAATTCCTCTCAAGGAGCGACAGAAGGGTTATTTGAAGAAATCGATACAGAAAAAATTCCGAATTTAGCTGAATTGATTGATAGTGCAAAAGTGTTGAGTGAGAACGGATCTGGAGCAGCGTATACAGTAAATAGCATTGGAATTATTTATGATGAAGAAGCTGCTGGAATGAAGATCGATGAGTTTTCTGATTTATGGGATCCATCACTTCAAGGGAAAATTTCTATTCCAGATATTACTACCACGTTTGGACCTTCGATGATGTACGTAGCTAGTGAGTACAAAGGGGTAGACATTACTACTGATAATGGAGAAGCAGCTTTTGAAGGACTGGAAGAACTTTCTCCTAATATCGTCAAAACGTATGCAAAGTCTTCTGATTTAGCTAATATGTTTCAATCGGGTGAAATTGTTGCAGCAGTTGTAGGCGATTTTGCAATTCCAATGATTTCAGAAGCTCATCCAACTGTTCAATACGTTGTTCCAGCTTCTGGAACGTATGCCAATTTTAATACTATAAACATTAATGCGAATTCCAAAAATAAAGAAATGGCGTATGACTTTGTAAATTGGAGACTCAGTGAAGAATTACAAACCATCACAGCTGCTTCATTAAATGAAGCTCCAACAAATAAAAAGGTTGAATTAACTGGAGAAGTTGCCGAAAACAAAACGTATGGCGATATCGCTGAGTTAACTAAACCAGTAGATTTTGAATTTGTGAATACCCAAATGGACGATTGGATCAAAACATGGAATAGAACGATGAATCAATAA
- a CDS encoding ABC transporter ATP-binding protein, whose translation MSFVDLENIRVSYDGKNNILKELNLSMEKGELISLLGPSGCGKTTTLRVIAGLIEPNDGTFTVGDTNLTKVPVHKRNFGMVFQSYALFPHLTVKENIGFGLKLRKEKKEVIETKVQAILESTDLSDYAERYPKQLSGGQRQRVALARALVIEPQLLLLDEPLSNLDAKLRISMRIEIKRIQRRLGITTVFVTHDQEECFSISDKVAVMNNGVIEQYDSPEEIYKNPKTEFVARFIGFENFFALTKQDTHTYTTSDGTLIETMHPADRQQATGTIRPDDILLSANEQVVPSNSLAGTIRVRTFLGKSYQYEVETAIGKLLVNDVRVPGYQVGDDVFVVIPKEKLILV comes from the coding sequence ATGTCATTTGTTGACTTAGAAAATATTCGTGTTAGTTATGATGGAAAAAATAATATATTAAAAGAACTCAATTTATCTATGGAAAAAGGGGAACTGATTTCGTTACTAGGACCATCAGGTTGTGGGAAAACAACGACTTTACGGGTCATTGCAGGCCTGATTGAGCCTAATGATGGAACCTTTACTGTAGGAGATACCAATTTGACAAAAGTTCCTGTCCACAAACGTAATTTTGGAATGGTTTTTCAAAGTTATGCGTTATTTCCACATTTAACTGTTAAAGAAAATATTGGTTTTGGGTTGAAGTTGAGGAAAGAAAAAAAAGAGGTCATTGAAACTAAAGTGCAGGCTATTTTAGAATCTACTGACTTATCAGATTATGCTGAACGTTATCCTAAGCAACTTTCTGGAGGGCAGCGTCAACGTGTAGCTCTTGCTAGGGCTTTAGTGATTGAACCTCAATTATTGTTACTAGACGAACCTTTGAGTAATTTGGATGCTAAATTGCGCATTAGTATGCGTATTGAGATTAAACGCATTCAACGCAGATTAGGTATAACGACGGTTTTTGTAACACATGATCAAGAAGAATGTTTTTCGATTTCAGATAAAGTAGCCGTTATGAACAACGGAGTAATTGAACAGTATGATTCTCCGGAAGAAATTTATAAAAATCCTAAAACCGAATTTGTAGCTCGCTTCATTGGATTTGAAAATTTCTTTGCTTTAACCAAACAAGATACACATACTTACACAACTTCGGATGGAACGTTAATTGAAACAATGCATCCAGCAGATAGACAACAAGCAACAGGAACGATTCGTCCAGATGATATTTTACTTTCTGCGAATGAACAAGTTGTACCGTCTAATAGTCTAGCTGGCACTATAAGAGTTCGTACGTTTTTAGGCAAGAGTTATCAATATGAAGTAGAAACAGCTATTGGAAAACTATTAGTTAATGATGTGCGAGTACCCGGTTACCAAGTAGGCGATGACGTTTTTGTCGTCATTCCAAAAGAAAAATTGATTTTAGTTTAA
- a CDS encoding ABC transporter permease, which yields MRKQRGLSLFAGAVFAFLFIPLVIITITAFGENSTIQFPITGFTFKWFTAVFENQSFIDSFLLSLKISLLATLLALVVGIPAAYALTRHGVKGKDWIKNFFLSPTIIPGVVVGYSLFQFIVIRLQVPLFHGLLLGHFLISLPYIIRVVGSSLEQLDFSIEEVAWTLGSTKFKAFTSIVLPNISSSIFASFMLAFINSFNNIPVSQFLSGPGISTLPTTLMNYIEYNYDPVVSALSVLLMLGTIILMFLIEKTLGLAKVV from the coding sequence ATGCGTAAACAAAGAGGGTTGTCATTATTCGCCGGAGCTGTATTTGCATTCTTATTTATTCCCTTAGTTATTATAACGATAACAGCTTTTGGAGAAAATTCGACCATTCAATTTCCAATTACTGGATTTACATTTAAGTGGTTTACAGCTGTTTTTGAAAATCAATCTTTTATAGACAGCTTCTTGTTGAGTTTAAAAATTTCCTTACTTGCAACTTTATTGGCTTTGGTTGTTGGAATTCCTGCTGCGTATGCCTTAACTAGGCATGGAGTGAAAGGGAAAGATTGGATAAAAAATTTCTTTTTATCACCAACTATCATACCTGGTGTTGTAGTAGGGTATTCTCTATTTCAATTTATCGTTATCCGCCTCCAAGTACCACTATTCCACGGATTGTTGTTAGGGCATTTTTTAATCAGTTTGCCTTATATTATTCGTGTAGTGGGCTCGAGTTTAGAACAATTAGATTTTTCAATAGAAGAGGTGGCATGGACTTTAGGCAGCACTAAATTCAAAGCTTTTACGAGCATTGTATTGCCAAATATCTCTTCCAGTATATTTGCTTCTTTTATGTTGGCATTTATTAATTCGTTTAACAATATACCTGTTTCACAATTTTTATCTGGTCCTGGTATTTCGACTTTACCTACCACTTTAATGAATTACATTGAATACAATTATGATCCAGTCGTTTCTGCTTTGTCTGTACTTTTGATGCTGGGAACAATCATCTTGATGTTTTTAATTGAAAAAACCCTTGGACTAGCAAAAGTAGTCTAG
- a CDS encoding ABC transporter permease, which translates to MSKKIPYLILAPGFILLIFFLLIPLVSVIWPTFYNGSFSIESYTSFFQDSYNVGIFIRTIRVSLIVTFICIILGVPTAYFIAGTSPKWRGLLMAFTLFPMLTNSVIRSFAWINLLGQNGVINKLMSSIGLISEPLPLLYTEFSIIIGSIYLFLPILIITLVGVMENINPEIMEAAETLGASRIKAFIKVVLPLSIPGIIVGSVLVFTGTLTAYTTPQLLGGNRNMMLSTFLYQNAMTLGNWEDASVIALIMIITTLLVMKVFNLIANRIDKRGEQDA; encoded by the coding sequence ATGTCGAAAAAAATCCCGTATCTAATACTAGCACCGGGATTCATCTTACTTATTTTCTTTTTATTGATTCCATTAGTGTCAGTCATTTGGCCAACATTTTATAATGGATCATTCTCAATTGAGTCTTATACTTCTTTTTTTCAGGACTCATACAATGTCGGTATTTTTATCCGAACGATTCGTGTTTCACTTATTGTAACGTTCATTTGCATTATCCTTGGAGTTCCTACTGCTTACTTTATAGCTGGAACATCTCCAAAATGGAGAGGGTTATTAATGGCATTTACATTATTTCCGATGTTGACCAATTCTGTTATTCGAAGTTTTGCATGGATCAATTTACTAGGACAAAACGGTGTGATCAATAAATTAATGTCCAGTATTGGGCTTATTTCTGAGCCATTGCCCTTACTATATACTGAGTTTTCAATTATTATTGGATCAATTTACTTATTTTTACCCATTTTGATCATTACATTAGTAGGTGTAATGGAAAATATCAATCCAGAAATTATGGAAGCGGCAGAAACGCTTGGTGCAAGTCGCATTAAAGCGTTCATTAAAGTCGTTTTACCTTTGAGTATTCCTGGGATTATCGTAGGGAGTGTTCTAGTATTTACAGGTACGCTAACTGCTTATACAACTCCTCAATTACTAGGAGGCAATCGTAATATGATGTTGTCAACGTTTCTTTACCAAAACGCTATGACATTGGGAAATTGGGAAGACGCAAGCGTTATTGCATTGATCATGATCATTACCACTTTACTGGTTATGAAAGTTTTTAATTTAATTGCCAATAGAATCGACAAGCGAGGTGAACAAGATGCGTAA
- a CDS encoding VIT1/CCC1 transporter family protein, whose product MTDPRKNVQTSNGKYIKSIVYGGLDGIVTTFAVVAGSVGGELSLKVILILGFSNLLADGFSMAVGDYLSTKSQNEYEKMIRQNEQLEIVNHHEQEVKRMMNSFVDQGVEKEDAALIVKTLAKYEEPFVKQVRKEKYGTDSIEEMPLKNALATFLSFSLFGVVPLLTYVFSLGLPILVQNSFLIASILTGITLFILGAVKSKINHSNWLKSGIEMLVVGGLAAIVAYVVGVVLGNI is encoded by the coding sequence ATGACTGATCCACGCAAAAACGTACAAACTAGCAATGGTAAATACATTAAAAGTATTGTTTACGGAGGATTGGATGGCATTGTCACAACTTTTGCTGTGGTAGCAGGAAGCGTTGGTGGAGAATTATCGCTTAAAGTTATTTTGATTCTAGGATTTTCCAATTTGTTGGCTGATGGGTTTTCGATGGCAGTCGGAGATTACCTTTCAACAAAATCTCAAAACGAGTATGAAAAAATGATACGGCAAAATGAACAATTAGAGATAGTGAACCATCATGAACAAGAAGTGAAACGAATGATGAATTCATTTGTAGACCAAGGGGTGGAGAAAGAGGACGCAGCCTTAATCGTAAAGACACTTGCAAAGTACGAAGAACCTTTTGTAAAACAAGTAAGGAAAGAAAAATATGGGACTGACTCAATAGAAGAAATGCCTTTAAAAAATGCTTTAGCCACTTTTTTGTCTTTTAGTCTCTTTGGTGTTGTTCCACTCTTAACATACGTATTTTCACTGGGTTTACCAATTTTAGTTCAAAATTCTTTTTTGATTGCTTCTATACTTACCGGAATTACATTATTCATTCTGGGGGCAGTAAAGTCTAAAATCAATCACTCAAACTGGTTGAAGTCTGGTATTGAGATGTTAGTAGTTGGAGGATTGGCTGCTATAGTTGCCTATGTTGTGGGTGTCGTTTTAGGAAATATTTGA
- a CDS encoding uridine kinase family protein — protein MKILFDEVINWINKSEKPVIIGISGHGAAGKTTFSTKLAQLIGLNEVSYINTDPYIITSQLRKDTMISYHYQHKSYHSKMTACHPDAHHTSSLERDIQMIKSGLKFYTIDTDYKKSELISPKKVTIVEGMSVAFIDPKLIDLKIYFYTDDETELVRRVGRDILERGTDIAALRQSHKQRRIQYELFMHPFSQNFDIIIKTSNEEVCIEKNLFVKEID, from the coding sequence ATGAAAATACTATTTGATGAAGTCATAAATTGGATAAATAAGTCAGAAAAGCCAGTGATAATTGGTATATCAGGTCATGGTGCTGCAGGTAAAACAACTTTTTCTACTAAGCTGGCACAATTGATAGGACTAAATGAAGTATCGTATATCAATACAGATCCATATATTATTACGTCACAATTACGAAAAGACACCATGATTTCCTATCACTATCAACATAAAAGCTATCATTCAAAAATGACTGCTTGCCATCCAGATGCTCATCATACATCGTCTCTAGAAAGAGATATTCAAATGATCAAATCTGGATTAAAATTTTATACCATAGATACTGATTACAAAAAAAGTGAGTTGATATCTCCTAAAAAAGTCACGATCGTAGAAGGAATGAGCGTCGCATTTATTGATCCTAAGTTAATTGATCTGAAAATTTATTTTTACACAGATGATGAAACAGAGTTAGTAAGAAGAGTTGGAAGAGATATTTTAGAAAGAGGTACGGACATAGCTGCTTTACGTCAGTCTCATAAACAGAGACGAATTCAGTACGAATTGTTTATGCATCCATTCAGTCAGAACTTTGATATTATTATAAAAACTTCAAATGAAGAAGTATGCATAGAAAAAAATCTTTTTGTGAAGGAAATAGATTAA